One window from the genome of Asterias amurensis chromosome 12, ASM3211899v1 encodes:
- the LOC139945612 gene encoding protein O-mannosyl-transferase TMTC4-like isoform X2, whose amino-acid sequence MMRLCRHPDQTPRLKSRSIPGAMPNPATSHQRPTNHNRSKPSPQGLRSRKNGVHRHNPPERVDSQNNILKKSQEASLDDWDLNIPVPKLSLRQAACVVAILSLLCYGNSLYGDFVFDDMEAVLSNKDVKPETPIAELFYDDFWGERLTKNHSHKSYRPLTVLTFRLNYFLSCGFHPLGFHLTNIILHSVISVLSLVIFSILFADQPSQDDIDDEDDVRWQLGFSSPRASLLCALFFTAHPIHTESVAGVVGRADLLCALFFFQSFYFYVSALTKGGCGHSLLRLFYCLLCCMASMLCKEQGITVIGVCIIYDVIINCKLDVLQIFQYYLSRHRNQTKEDDSLDPRWLHSLATRLCIMGFCGVGLLIGRLFIMGGGPPPFQHFDNPASFAEGAITRIVNYNFIYSINVWLLMVPHWLCFDWSMGCVSLIESANDVRVLVPIALWVFLGCLIFKCFMDPPSQRRRVLTMAMALLIIPFLPASNLFFRVGFVIAERVLYLPSLGFCMLLTLMVNRLSSHLPGGRTVMKCVVVGVLVYYVSRCIGRNKDWSTEERLYKAGLDVCPLNAKVHYNIGKNAADRGSIDEAITYYRQALSLNPVYDQSMNNLANLLKDQGHLEEAEELLQHAVRIRPQFAAAWMNLGIVQAATKKFSQAEQSYQTALYHRHRYADCYFNLGNMYLDLQRDSEALRAWLNATSFQSDHARAWSNAVVHLESLGQHETAILVAKEAMKHVPDEPSIYYGLGNVLGKEGRYEEAEAMFLKAIHLNPRLANYHGNLGVLYHRWGKYSKAQQHYQAALELDPKSHNAKENLKKLQQTMTRQSKTQTQTGPK is encoded by the exons ATGATGCGTTTATGCCGGCACCCTGACCAAACTCCACGGCTGAAGTCACGGAGCATCCCCGGAGCCATGCCAAACCCAGCCACTTCTCATCAAAGACCCACGAACCACAACCGGTCAAAGCCGAGTCCCCAAGGGTTGAGATCTCGGAAAAATGGCGTCCACCGGCACAACCCTCCGGAAAGAGTGGACTCTCAGAATAACATCTTGAAGAAGTCTCAAGAAGCAAGTTTAGATGACTGGGACCTGAATATTCCTGTTCCTAAACTATCGCTGAGACAAGCGGCGTGTGTGGTAGCCATCTTGTCTCTACTTTGCTATGGCAACAGTCTCTATGGTGACTTTGTCTTTGATGATATGGAAGCGGTGCTTAGCAACAAAGACGTGAAACCGGAAACGCCGATAGCGGAACTGTTTTATGATGATTTCTGGGGAGAGAGACTTACTAAGAATCATAGTCATAAATCTTACAGACCGCTCACTGTTCTCACATTTAG GTTGAACTATTTTCTCAGTTGTGGTTTTCATCCGTTGGGTTTCCATCTGACAAACATCATCCTACACTCCGTCATCAGTGTCTTATCCTTAGTCATCTTCTCCATCCTCTTTGCCGATCAGCCGTCTCAAGATGACATCGACGATGAGGATGATGTCCGATGGCAGCTTGGGTTCTCCTCTCCGAGAGCTAGTCTCCTGTGTGCTTTGTTCTTCACAGCTCATCCTATTCACACTGAGAGT GTGGCAGGTGTTGTTGGAAGAGCTGATCTGTTAtgtgcattatttttttttcagtctttttatttttacgttTCTGCTTTGACAAAAG GAGGATGTGGCCATTCTCTGCTgagattgttttattgtttactgtGCTGTATGGCCTCAATGCTTTGTAAAGAACAAGGAATAACTGTTATT GGTGTCTGTATAATTTACGATGTCATCATCAACTGTAAATTAGACGTCCTTCAAATCTTCCAGTATTATCTTAGTCGTCATAGAAACCAGACCAAAGAAGACGATTCTCTAGATCCAAGATGGCTGCATTCCTTAGCAACCAGACTGTGTATAATGGGGTTTTGTGGAGTTGGGCTTCTTATCGGAAGGTTGTTTATTATGGGGGGTGGTCCTCCACCATTTCAGCATTTTGACAACCCGGCTTCGTTTGCAGAAGGAGCTATAACAAGG ATAGTGAACTACAACTTCATTTATTCCATCAATGTCTGGCTCCTGATGGTGCCTCACTGgctctgttttgattggtcaatggGCTGTGTGTCATTGATAGAATCCGCCAATGATGTGAGAGTATTGGTCCCTATTGCATTGTGGGTATTCTTGGGTTGTCTGATCTTCAAGTGCTTTATGGATCCGCCAAGCCAGAGGAGAAG GGTTTTGACAATGGCGATGGCTCTGCTGATAATTCCTTTCTTGCCAGCCTCTAATCTCTTCTTTAGAGTTGGTTTTGTCATCGCTGAACGAGTCTTGTACCTACCTAGTCTAGGCTTCTGTATGTTACTGACGCTAATGGTCAACAGACTATCATCTCATCTGCCTGGTGGTAGAACG GTTATGAAGTGTGTCGTGGTTGGTGTTCTGGTGTACTATGTGAGTCGGTGTATCGGCCGTAACAAAGACTGGAGTACAGAGGAAAGACTCTACAAGGCTGGGTTAGACGTCTGCCCACTAAATGCTAAG GTCCATTATAACATTGGAAAGAACGCAGCAGACAGAGGCAGCATAGACGAGGCAATAACATACTACAGACAAGCCCTAAG CTTGAATCCAGTGTACGACCAATCCATGAATAATCTTGCCAATTTACTGAAGGATCAAGGACATCTCGAGGAGGCGGAGGAATTGCTCCAACATGCTGTGAGAATCAG GCCCCAGTTTGCTGCGGCGTGGATGAATCTTGGCATCGTTCAAGCGGCCACCAAGAAGTTCTCTCAAGCTGAGCAGAGTTATCAGACGGCGTTATACCATCGTCATAGATACGCAGATTGTTACTTTAATCTGGGTAACATG TACTTGGATCTCCAGCGTGATAGCGAGGCTTTAAGGGCATGGCTGAATGCAACATCATTCCAAAGTGACCATGCTAGGGCTTGGAGTAACGCCGTGGTCCACTTAGAATCATTGG GCCAGCATGAGACCGCCATCTTGGTTGCTAAGGAGGCAATGAAACATGTACCTGACGAACCATCAATCTATTACGGATTGGGAAATGTACTCGGCAAGGAAGGACGCTATGAG gAAGCGGAGGCCATGTTTCTGAAGGCCATTCATCTGAATCCTAGACTGGCGAATTACCATGGCAACCTAGGAGTGTTGTATCATAGATGGGGGAAATACAGCAAAGCACAGCAGCATTATCAAGCAGCCTTAGAGCTGGATCCAAAGTCTCACAATGCTAAAGAAAACCTCAAGAAATTACAACAAACTATGACGAGGCAAAGCAAGACACAAACACAAACTGGACCTAAATAG
- the LOC139945612 gene encoding protein O-mannosyl-transferase TMTC4-like isoform X1, whose translation MMRLCRHPDQTPRLKSRSIPGAMPNPATSHQRPTNHNRSKPSPQGLRSRKNGVHRHNPPERVDSQNNILKKSQEASLDDWDLNIPVPKLSLRQAACVVAILSLLCYGNSLYGDFVFDDMEAVLSNKDVKPETPIAELFYDDFWGERLTKNHSHKSYRPLTVLTFRLNYFLSCGFHPLGFHLTNIILHSVISVLSLVIFSILFADQPSQDDIDDEDDVRWQLGFSSPRASLLCALFFTAHPIHTESVAGVVGRADLLCALFFFQSFYFYVSALTKGGCGHSLLRLFYCLLCCMASMLCKEQGITVIGVCIIYDVIINCKLDVLQIFQYYLSRHRNQTKEDDSLDPRWLHSLATRLCIMGFCGVGLLIGRLFIMGGGPPPFQHFDNPASFAEGAITRIVNYNFIYSINVWLLMVPHWLCFDWSMGCVSLIESANDVRVLVPIALWVFLGCLIFKCFMDPPSQRRRVLTMAMALLIIPFLPASNLFFRVGFVIAERVLYLPSLGFCMLLTLMVNRLSSHLPGGRTVMKCVVVGVLVYYVSRCIGRNKDWSTEERLYKAGLDVCPLNAKVHYNIGKNAADRGSIDEAITYYRQALSLNPVYDQSMNNLANLLKDQGHLEEAEELLQHAVRIRPQFAAAWMNLGIVQAATKKFSQAEQSYQTALYHRHRYADCYFNLGNMYVELGRHDDALLAWYNATSLQPDHTSSWANIATLHDRAGQHETAILVAKEAMKHVPDEPSIYYGLGNVLGKEGRYEEAEAMFLKAIHLNPRLANYHGNLGVLYHRWGKYSKAQQHYQAALELDPKSHNAKENLKKLQQTMTRQSKTQTQTGPK comes from the exons ATGATGCGTTTATGCCGGCACCCTGACCAAACTCCACGGCTGAAGTCACGGAGCATCCCCGGAGCCATGCCAAACCCAGCCACTTCTCATCAAAGACCCACGAACCACAACCGGTCAAAGCCGAGTCCCCAAGGGTTGAGATCTCGGAAAAATGGCGTCCACCGGCACAACCCTCCGGAAAGAGTGGACTCTCAGAATAACATCTTGAAGAAGTCTCAAGAAGCAAGTTTAGATGACTGGGACCTGAATATTCCTGTTCCTAAACTATCGCTGAGACAAGCGGCGTGTGTGGTAGCCATCTTGTCTCTACTTTGCTATGGCAACAGTCTCTATGGTGACTTTGTCTTTGATGATATGGAAGCGGTGCTTAGCAACAAAGACGTGAAACCGGAAACGCCGATAGCGGAACTGTTTTATGATGATTTCTGGGGAGAGAGACTTACTAAGAATCATAGTCATAAATCTTACAGACCGCTCACTGTTCTCACATTTAG GTTGAACTATTTTCTCAGTTGTGGTTTTCATCCGTTGGGTTTCCATCTGACAAACATCATCCTACACTCCGTCATCAGTGTCTTATCCTTAGTCATCTTCTCCATCCTCTTTGCCGATCAGCCGTCTCAAGATGACATCGACGATGAGGATGATGTCCGATGGCAGCTTGGGTTCTCCTCTCCGAGAGCTAGTCTCCTGTGTGCTTTGTTCTTCACAGCTCATCCTATTCACACTGAGAGT GTGGCAGGTGTTGTTGGAAGAGCTGATCTGTTAtgtgcattatttttttttcagtctttttatttttacgttTCTGCTTTGACAAAAG GAGGATGTGGCCATTCTCTGCTgagattgttttattgtttactgtGCTGTATGGCCTCAATGCTTTGTAAAGAACAAGGAATAACTGTTATT GGTGTCTGTATAATTTACGATGTCATCATCAACTGTAAATTAGACGTCCTTCAAATCTTCCAGTATTATCTTAGTCGTCATAGAAACCAGACCAAAGAAGACGATTCTCTAGATCCAAGATGGCTGCATTCCTTAGCAACCAGACTGTGTATAATGGGGTTTTGTGGAGTTGGGCTTCTTATCGGAAGGTTGTTTATTATGGGGGGTGGTCCTCCACCATTTCAGCATTTTGACAACCCGGCTTCGTTTGCAGAAGGAGCTATAACAAGG ATAGTGAACTACAACTTCATTTATTCCATCAATGTCTGGCTCCTGATGGTGCCTCACTGgctctgttttgattggtcaatggGCTGTGTGTCATTGATAGAATCCGCCAATGATGTGAGAGTATTGGTCCCTATTGCATTGTGGGTATTCTTGGGTTGTCTGATCTTCAAGTGCTTTATGGATCCGCCAAGCCAGAGGAGAAG GGTTTTGACAATGGCGATGGCTCTGCTGATAATTCCTTTCTTGCCAGCCTCTAATCTCTTCTTTAGAGTTGGTTTTGTCATCGCTGAACGAGTCTTGTACCTACCTAGTCTAGGCTTCTGTATGTTACTGACGCTAATGGTCAACAGACTATCATCTCATCTGCCTGGTGGTAGAACG GTTATGAAGTGTGTCGTGGTTGGTGTTCTGGTGTACTATGTGAGTCGGTGTATCGGCCGTAACAAAGACTGGAGTACAGAGGAAAGACTCTACAAGGCTGGGTTAGACGTCTGCCCACTAAATGCTAAG GTCCATTATAACATTGGAAAGAACGCAGCAGACAGAGGCAGCATAGACGAGGCAATAACATACTACAGACAAGCCCTAAG CTTGAATCCAGTGTACGACCAATCCATGAATAATCTTGCCAATTTACTGAAGGATCAAGGACATCTCGAGGAGGCGGAGGAATTGCTCCAACATGCTGTGAGAATCAG GCCCCAGTTTGCTGCGGCGTGGATGAATCTTGGCATCGTTCAAGCGGCCACCAAGAAGTTCTCTCAAGCTGAGCAGAGTTATCAGACGGCGTTATACCATCGTCATAGATACGCAGATTGTTACTTTAATCTGGGTAACATG TATGTTGAATTGGGTCGCCACGATGACGCCCTCTTGGCTTGGTATAACGCCACTTCACTGCAGCCAGATCACACCAGCTCCTGGGCAAACATTGCCACTTTACATGACCGCGCTG GCCAGCATGAGACCGCCATCTTGGTTGCTAAGGAGGCAATGAAACATGTACCTGACGAACCATCAATCTATTACGGATTGGGAAATGTACTCGGCAAGGAAGGACGCTATGAG gAAGCGGAGGCCATGTTTCTGAAGGCCATTCATCTGAATCCTAGACTGGCGAATTACCATGGCAACCTAGGAGTGTTGTATCATAGATGGGGGAAATACAGCAAAGCACAGCAGCATTATCAAGCAGCCTTAGAGCTGGATCCAAAGTCTCACAATGCTAAAGAAAACCTCAAGAAATTACAACAAACTATGACGAGGCAAAGCAAGACACAAACACAAACTGGACCTAAATAG
- the LOC139945612 gene encoding protein O-mannosyl-transferase TMTC4-like isoform X3, translating into MMRLCRHPDQTPRLKSRSIPGAMPNPATSHQRPTNHNRSKPSPQGLRSRKNGVHRHNPPERVDSQNNILKKSQEASLDDWDLNIPVPKLSLRQAACVVAILSLLCYGNSLYGDFVFDDMEAVLSNKDVKPETPIAELFYDDFWGERLTKNHSHKSYRPLTVLTFRLNYFLSCGFHPLGFHLTNIILHSVISVLSLVIFSILFADQPSQDDIDDEDDVRWQLGFSSPRASLLCALFFTAHPIHTESVAGVVGRADLLCALFFFQSFYFYVSALTKGGCGHSLLRLFYCLLCCMASMLCKEQGITVIGVCIIYDVIINCKLDVLQIFQYYLSRHRNQTKEDDSLDPRWLHSLATRLCIMGFCGVGLLIGRLFIMGGGPPPFQHFDNPASFAEGAITRIVNYNFIYSINVWLLMVPHWLCFDWSMGCVSLIESANDVRVLVPIALWVFLGCLIFKCFMDPPSQRRRVLTMAMALLIIPFLPASNLFFRVGFVIAERVLYLPSLGFCMLLTLMVNRLSSHLPGGRTVMKCVVVGVLVYYVSRCIGRNKDWSTEERLYKAGLDVCPLNAKVHYNIGKNAADRGSIDEAITYYRQALSLNPVYDQSMNNLANLLKDQGHLEEAEELLQHAVRIRPQFAAAWMNLGIVQAATKKFSQAEQSYQTALYHRHRYADCYFNLGNMYLDLQRDSEALRAWLNATSFQSDHARAWSNAVVHLESLVC; encoded by the exons ATGATGCGTTTATGCCGGCACCCTGACCAAACTCCACGGCTGAAGTCACGGAGCATCCCCGGAGCCATGCCAAACCCAGCCACTTCTCATCAAAGACCCACGAACCACAACCGGTCAAAGCCGAGTCCCCAAGGGTTGAGATCTCGGAAAAATGGCGTCCACCGGCACAACCCTCCGGAAAGAGTGGACTCTCAGAATAACATCTTGAAGAAGTCTCAAGAAGCAAGTTTAGATGACTGGGACCTGAATATTCCTGTTCCTAAACTATCGCTGAGACAAGCGGCGTGTGTGGTAGCCATCTTGTCTCTACTTTGCTATGGCAACAGTCTCTATGGTGACTTTGTCTTTGATGATATGGAAGCGGTGCTTAGCAACAAAGACGTGAAACCGGAAACGCCGATAGCGGAACTGTTTTATGATGATTTCTGGGGAGAGAGACTTACTAAGAATCATAGTCATAAATCTTACAGACCGCTCACTGTTCTCACATTTAG GTTGAACTATTTTCTCAGTTGTGGTTTTCATCCGTTGGGTTTCCATCTGACAAACATCATCCTACACTCCGTCATCAGTGTCTTATCCTTAGTCATCTTCTCCATCCTCTTTGCCGATCAGCCGTCTCAAGATGACATCGACGATGAGGATGATGTCCGATGGCAGCTTGGGTTCTCCTCTCCGAGAGCTAGTCTCCTGTGTGCTTTGTTCTTCACAGCTCATCCTATTCACACTGAGAGT GTGGCAGGTGTTGTTGGAAGAGCTGATCTGTTAtgtgcattatttttttttcagtctttttatttttacgttTCTGCTTTGACAAAAG GAGGATGTGGCCATTCTCTGCTgagattgttttattgtttactgtGCTGTATGGCCTCAATGCTTTGTAAAGAACAAGGAATAACTGTTATT GGTGTCTGTATAATTTACGATGTCATCATCAACTGTAAATTAGACGTCCTTCAAATCTTCCAGTATTATCTTAGTCGTCATAGAAACCAGACCAAAGAAGACGATTCTCTAGATCCAAGATGGCTGCATTCCTTAGCAACCAGACTGTGTATAATGGGGTTTTGTGGAGTTGGGCTTCTTATCGGAAGGTTGTTTATTATGGGGGGTGGTCCTCCACCATTTCAGCATTTTGACAACCCGGCTTCGTTTGCAGAAGGAGCTATAACAAGG ATAGTGAACTACAACTTCATTTATTCCATCAATGTCTGGCTCCTGATGGTGCCTCACTGgctctgttttgattggtcaatggGCTGTGTGTCATTGATAGAATCCGCCAATGATGTGAGAGTATTGGTCCCTATTGCATTGTGGGTATTCTTGGGTTGTCTGATCTTCAAGTGCTTTATGGATCCGCCAAGCCAGAGGAGAAG GGTTTTGACAATGGCGATGGCTCTGCTGATAATTCCTTTCTTGCCAGCCTCTAATCTCTTCTTTAGAGTTGGTTTTGTCATCGCTGAACGAGTCTTGTACCTACCTAGTCTAGGCTTCTGTATGTTACTGACGCTAATGGTCAACAGACTATCATCTCATCTGCCTGGTGGTAGAACG GTTATGAAGTGTGTCGTGGTTGGTGTTCTGGTGTACTATGTGAGTCGGTGTATCGGCCGTAACAAAGACTGGAGTACAGAGGAAAGACTCTACAAGGCTGGGTTAGACGTCTGCCCACTAAATGCTAAG GTCCATTATAACATTGGAAAGAACGCAGCAGACAGAGGCAGCATAGACGAGGCAATAACATACTACAGACAAGCCCTAAG CTTGAATCCAGTGTACGACCAATCCATGAATAATCTTGCCAATTTACTGAAGGATCAAGGACATCTCGAGGAGGCGGAGGAATTGCTCCAACATGCTGTGAGAATCAG GCCCCAGTTTGCTGCGGCGTGGATGAATCTTGGCATCGTTCAAGCGGCCACCAAGAAGTTCTCTCAAGCTGAGCAGAGTTATCAGACGGCGTTATACCATCGTCATAGATACGCAGATTGTTACTTTAATCTGGGTAACATG TACTTGGATCTCCAGCGTGATAGCGAGGCTTTAAGGGCATGGCTGAATGCAACATCATTCCAAAGTGACCATGCTAGGGCTTGGAGTAACGCCGTGGTCCACTTAGAATCATTGG TATGTTGA